The genomic interval GGCATGAACGCATACGGTCTATACTATGCCTTCATGAGTGTTGAAATGCTACACGCGTTTGTCGCGAGCTATCTCTACAAGGAATATAGAAACATCGGCATCACGTCGATCTTTAGGGCCCTCACTGTTGCCTTCACGATGGCGGCCGTAATGGCTTTACTTTAAAAAAATTTTATTTTTCTCCTATTATCCTTGTCTCGACAAGTCTTTGAGACTTCCCATATAGCGTCTTTAGATAGGCTAGGCGCGCTTCTACCACGCTTCTCCTCTTGCTGTAGAGATAGATTGCTGAAAGAGCTTCAGCTGCGCGTTCAGGCGTTGGGTATGCAGGTATACCTGCTCTATATAGATAGCTTATGGCTTCCTTTGACTCGGGTCCACCTACAAAGCCGGCTACAACAGGCTTCTTTATGTCTGTCTCTTGAACAGCTTTGATTATTGCCTCAGCCGTCTTCATCGGGTTTGTGGTCATAGTTTGACAGTATAATACAAGGATTGAGTGTATCTCTTCATGCTCCAGAGCCTTACGGAGTGCAAGGTAGTAGTATTCATCGCTCGCACCTCCAGTTATATCTACTGGGTTCCTCGTCGACGCAAAGGGCGGCAGGAATGTTCTTAGGTAGTCTACGTAATCCTTGGGGGGTTCGTTCAAGCGAATGCCCCTTTCAGCCAAGGTATCTGTGGCTTGTACACCTGCTCCCCCACCGTTCGTAATGACTAATACATTTGGACCAGGCAGCTTAATGTTTCGCTCAAAAATCCTAGCATAATCAAAAGCGGTCTGTACATCTTTGACTTGTAGTGCACCTACCTGTCTTAGGACTCCTTCCCACAATATTGGCCCGCTTGAAAGTGACCCTGTATGGCTAGCCGCTGCTTTTGCTCCAAACTCTGTTCTGCCTGCCTTGATAGTTATTATGGGCTTCCTGGCTGAGAATTCGCTTGCAATGTCTAGGAATTTTCTGCCGTCGCTGATTCCCTCTATATACATTATGACGGCCTGAGTGTTTGGGTCATTTAAAAAGAAAGACAAGAGATCAGCGTCGTCTATATCCGCCTTGTTACCTACACTTACGACGCTTGAGACTCCTATCTCCTCGACAATTGAGTAGCCCATCAAGGCTATGCCTAGGGCTCCGCTCTGAGTTATAAAGGCAATATTGCCCGGCAGAAGGTTTGGCGGACCAAAGGACGCGTTGAGTTTTGCCGGCGTGTAGACGTATCCAAAGATGTTTGGACCAAGAACCCTCATACCATTTTTCCTAGCCACTTGGACGAGTCTCTCCTCTAGCTCTTTGTTGCCCACCTCCTTGAAGCCAGAACTTAGGACCACCAGGAACTGCGCACCGGCTCGGCCAGCGTCCTCGGCTACCTCTATTGTCTTGTCGGCGGGAACCGAGACTATAACAACGTCTACCTCTCCATTAATGCTTGAAACGCTAGGATAGCATGGCAAGCCCAGTACGCTTTCAGCCGTCGGATTCACCGGGTAAACCCTTCCCTTATAGCCGCCATCCAAGATGTTCTTAAGAACAATGTGTCCAATCTTTGATGGATTCTTGGATGCGCCTACTATCGCTATTCCCCTAGGATAAAATAACCTGTAAAGCTCACTCTCCACGTGTATCACCAAGAATAAACCTTACATCTGCAACTTTTGCTCCTCTCCCCCTCTCATATACTAATAGAGGATTGATGTCTATCTCTGCAACTTCATCAAGTTGAGTAATCATCTCCGAGACCTTCATTAAAACGTCGACAACTGCCTCCTCATCTAGGGGACCCATCCCCCTAAAGCCCCCAAAGAGGACATATCCCTTAAGGTCTCTGAGCATATCGTAGGCATCGGGAGGAGTGAGCGGCGCCACCCGGAAACTAACGTCTTTTAAGACTTCTACGAAAATGCCTCCTACACCAATCATCACTATTGGGCCAAAAAACGGGTCTCTCGAGGCGCCCACAATCATTTCGAGACCTCTCGGGAGCATTTCTTCTACAAGGATGCCGGTGACTCTTGCATTAGGAGCCCTCAGCATGACGCTACGTGTAATAGTAATGTATTTTTCACGTGCCTCATCAGGAGTTTTCACGTCTAAAGCGACGCCCCCGACATCAGACTTGTGGACAATATCTGGGCTAATGACCTTCATTACTACGGGGAAACCTATCTTCGTTGCCACCTCTACAGCCTCTTTACTATTTGTTGCTACACCGTACCTTGGCACCGGCAACCCATAGTGTTCACAGAGCATTAGCGCCTCGTGTTCCAGTAGCTTTTTCCTGCCTTCTCTCCTCGCCTCTTCAAAAAGCAATTGAGGCGTAGTTGCCAAAGCAGATCCTTGAACATTCTCTTTGAAACATGTCTAAAAAAACAGTGGTTAACAATTATAACAAGTAGGCACGCGTTGCACAGCAGTACAAGTTGAATTAGACCTTGAAAAAGAGCCACCCATCCTTAAATCTAAGCATCACATATTTTCCCTTAAGCTTTGACCCATGGAACATTAGAACCATCTTGTCAGGTGTTCGTTCAAGAACCTCGTACTCGCCCTTATCCCATATCTTCATTGTTCCAGCCCCGTAGCCCTCTTCTATCTCGCCCTCAAAGTCCAGCCAGTAAAGGTCATGGTCCTCCTGCTGGACACCATACCGCTTGACCCCTGGCTCGAGCGGCAGGGGCTTCCTAAAGGCCCAGTCCTTCAGCACGCCGTCCATTTCGAGGCGGAGGTCGTAGTGTAGCCCGGCCCGACGTGCATTGTGTTCATGTACAACGAACCTGTACTTGTCCACATGGATTTTCTTTTTAAAAAGGTTGATAAAAAGCTTGGTTCATTGGGAGGGAGTATAAACACATATATTGATGCTAAAACATGTTTCTTTTATGACAGATATCGAGGTTGTAAATGCCCAGGAGCCGCTACCAGGCGATGAGCTGGCACGCTCAGCCGACGAACACGACGGAGTAATTGTCGTGGGTAGGTGGGCTTCTGAGTGGCCTAGGCTTCTCGAGTATCTACGTAAGGCTGGGGCTAGGTGGCACCGTGTCGTCTATATTGATGAACGTGACCCAGACAAGGCTGGTATAGGAGCCGACAGTCTTGTTGAGGCATATAGAGCCTACCTCGAGGCGTTGGGCACATATGTTCCAGTGGTGGTATCAGACGCTGGAAAGATTGTTTCTAGACGGGACCTGCTAAGGGGTGGGCTGGGAGTCTTCTTCGTGTATACCTCTATCCCGGATGTTCTGGATGAAAAGTGTTCCTCTCTGGGGTCCTGCGACCTTTGTCTGGCTAGTTGCCCGTACTCCGCGTTGGAGGGAAAGCCGCCTAAAGCCTCAGAAAGGAAGTGTACCGAGTGTGGTCTATGCACGTCTTACTGCCCCACAGGACTCCTCTATACTCCCACGCATTCACCTGAAGCTGTAAAGCGCCTCCTCTACGAGCTCAAGAAAAGCGGCGTTGAAAAGCTCATAGTCACCTGTCCATTGAACAGGGCAGGGGTATATGAGAAAGAGGAACTTAGGGGTGCTATTCTCGAGTTGCCCTGCATAGCTACGCTTAGAATACATGAATACCTTTTTGCCCGACAACTGGGCTTCGATGTGACCTTCTTCTGCCCCAGCGAGAAAAGGGATAAGTGTCCAAAAAGGAGGGCTGTCGAAGACTACCTCGCACTTATCAGTGAGGCAGAGGAAATAATAAGGCCGAAGCCGCTGGGAAGACCCGTATACAGCAACAAGATAACCGAACTAGCCGCCCCGCTAGCCGTTGACAGGGACGAGTGGACCCCTCTTGCACGCTTAGAGCTTTTCCGCGTAAAAGCAGACGAGAATCTCTGCACCCTTTGCGGTGCATGCGTAAAGGCTTGTCCAAGCAATTCCCTGACACTCACACGTGACGGCAACTATAGGCTACTCTTCAATCATTCCAGCTGTATAGGATGCAACGCCTGTGTAAAGATTTGCCCCGAAAAAGCCCTCACCATCGAAAAAGCTACAAATCCCTCACTACTCTATTCCGGGAAGACAATTGAGATCGCCACAAGCAACGTTGCTAGATGCAGGAAGTGTGGAAAAGAGATAGGTCCAGAAAAGATGATTATAAGACTGGAGAGGAAGCTTGCAGAGAAGGGTGTAAGCAAGGAGCAACGGGAAAGCCTGTGGCTATGCGAGGAATGCAAAAGAGAGGCGACAATGGAAGAATTTAAAAAGGAAATAGAAAAATCTCTCGGCCTCTAGCCCCCATAGCTCTGAACATGCTTGGTAAGCCCAGGTCATGCTAAAAACTAATTTAGCGCGCGCTTATCATATTAAGCTTGTTAAAAAATTTTGAGGTTTTGAACCCCTTCGTTATGGATGTTTTAAGGGAAAACTGTGGAAGAAAACAATATTTCAAGAAATATATTTAAAGTCTCATTTGTTTTTCCTTTTAGACTGACAGGATGCTAAGGAATCTGTATGCAGGAAGAAGAGAATGTTCCCCAGGGCGACCTCAGAAGAGAAGTGAGCCTATTTGGAGCATTCAGTATAGGCTATGCTGACGTGGGAGCGGACATATATATTACGCTTGGACTTGTAGCTCTTTATGCTGGAGGAGCCACACCTCTGGCCCTCATCATTGCTGGTATAGTCTACGTCCTTGTTGGAAGTGTCTATGCAAAGCTTTCTGGACGTTATCCCTATGCCGGTGGTGCACAGTTCTACGCTCAGAGGGCGCTTGGACCCATGCATGGTTTTATTGCTGGGTGGGGGCTGATGCTCGACTATACAATTGATATTGCCCTCTTTGTGTTGGCCTCAGTTGGCTACCTTGGATACCTCCTCAA from Thermofilum adornatum carries:
- a CDS encoding acetate--CoA ligase family protein, translating into MESELYRLFYPRGIAIVGASKNPSKIGHIVLKNILDGGYKGRVYPVNPTAESVLGLPCYPSVSSINGEVDVVIVSVPADKTIEVAEDAGRAGAQFLVVLSSGFKEVGNKELEERLVQVARKNGMRVLGPNIFGYVYTPAKLNASFGPPNLLPGNIAFITQSGALGIALMGYSIVEEIGVSSVVSVGNKADIDDADLLSFFLNDPNTQAVIMYIEGISDGRKFLDIASEFSARKPIITIKAGRTEFGAKAAASHTGSLSSGPILWEGVLRQVGALQVKDVQTAFDYARIFERNIKLPGPNVLVITNGGGAGVQATDTLAERGIRLNEPPKDYVDYLRTFLPPFASTRNPVDITGGASDEYYYLALRKALEHEEIHSILVLYCQTMTTNPMKTAEAIIKAVQETDIKKPVVAGFVGGPESKEAISYLYRAGIPAYPTPERAAEALSAIYLYSKRRSVVEARLAYLKTLYGKSQRLVETRIIGEK
- a CDS encoding acetate--CoA ligase family protein gives rise to the protein MATTPQLLFEEARREGRKKLLEHEALMLCEHYGLPVPRYGVATNSKEAVEVATKIGFPVVMKVISPDIVHKSDVGGVALDVKTPDEAREKYITITRSVMLRAPNARVTGILVEEMLPRGLEMIVGASRDPFFGPIVMIGVGGIFVEVLKDVSFRVAPLTPPDAYDMLRDLKGYVLFGGFRGMGPLDEEAVVDVLMKVSEMITQLDEVAEIDINPLLVYERGRGAKVADVRFILGDTRGE
- a CDS encoding DNA polymerase ligase N-terminal domain-containing protein, with the translated sequence MDKYRFVVHEHNARRAGLHYDLRLEMDGVLKDWAFRKPLPLEPGVKRYGVQQEDHDLYWLDFEGEIEEGYGAGTMKIWDKGEYEVLERTPDKMVLMFHGSKLKGKYVMLRFKDGWLFFKV
- a CDS encoding 4Fe-4S binding protein, translated to MTDIEVVNAQEPLPGDELARSADEHDGVIVVGRWASEWPRLLEYLRKAGARWHRVVYIDERDPDKAGIGADSLVEAYRAYLEALGTYVPVVVSDAGKIVSRRDLLRGGLGVFFVYTSIPDVLDEKCSSLGSCDLCLASCPYSALEGKPPKASERKCTECGLCTSYCPTGLLYTPTHSPEAVKRLLYELKKSGVEKLIVTCPLNRAGVYEKEELRGAILELPCIATLRIHEYLFARQLGFDVTFFCPSEKRDKCPKRRAVEDYLALISEAEEIIRPKPLGRPVYSNKITELAAPLAVDRDEWTPLARLELFRVKADENLCTLCGACVKACPSNSLTLTRDGNYRLLFNHSSCIGCNACVKICPEKALTIEKATNPSLLYSGKTIEIATSNVARCRKCGKEIGPEKMIIRLERKLAEKGVSKEQRESLWLCEECKREATMEEFKKEIEKSLGL
- a CDS encoding APC family permease; the encoded protein is MQEEENVPQGDLRREVSLFGAFSIGYADVGADIYITLGLVALYAGGATPLALIIAGIVYVLVGSVYAKLSGRYPYAGGAQFYAQRALGPMHGFIAGWGLMLDYTIDIALFVLASVGYLGYLLKATLALACYSSTHTMHLSALFLLGF